Part of the Oscillospiraceae bacterium genome, AATATAAAATTTTTTTATATTGACAATTGGCTGTGCCTTCTTTTATAATGCTATTATTGAACGAGTTTAAGGAGGATGCGATATGCCGCCGACACCGCAGACCGCTGCGCCGAAGACCGCGGAACATCCGCCCGCGCCGAAGGCGCCGCCGCACGGGGCAAAAGGTATCCGGGCGCGCGATCTCGTCTTTTGTGCGCTGTTTGCCGCGCTGAGCGCGGTGCTGTCTCCGCTCACAATCCCCATTGGGCCCGTACCCGTCGGCCTTGCGCATGTGTCGATCTTTCTGGCGGCGGGTCTTTTGGGCGCGAAATACGGCGCCGTGAGTCAGGTGGTATTTGTGCTGCTCGGCGTTATGGGCGTCCCCGTGTTCTCGGGCTTTCGCGGAGGACTCGGGGTGTTGGCCGGCCCCACGGGCGGGTTCATTGTGGGGTATATCCTGTGCGCGTTCCTCGTCGGTCTGTGGCTTGACCGCCGCGGCCGGTCGCTGCGCGTGCTGGTGCCGGCGATGGTTTGCGGCCAGCTCGTGACGTACCTGCCGGGCCTTCTCTGGTACATGTATCTGACACAGACGGGCCTCGGCGCCGCGCTGCTCGTCTGTGTTCTCCCGTTTTTTGTGGGCGACGCCGCAAAAATCGCGCTCAGCGCCATATTGATCCGCAAACTCTGGCCACGTCTGCACCGCGGACCATGAAAAAAAGCCTCAGGGTCTGTCGAAAAATAACCTGTACATTTGACTTGCCCTTTTGCGCCCCGGCCGCGTTGCCGGAACCCTTGAATACTACAAGTATTCGCGGAACCAAGC contains:
- a CDS encoding biotin transporter BioY, with product MPPTPQTAAPKTAEHPPAPKAPPHGAKGIRARDLVFCALFAALSAVLSPLTIPIGPVPVGLAHVSIFLAAGLLGAKYGAVSQVVFVLLGVMGVPVFSGFRGGLGVLAGPTGGFIVGYILCAFLVGLWLDRRGRSLRVLVPAMVCGQLVTYLPGLLWYMYLTQTGLGAALLVCVLPFFVGDAAKIALSAILIRKLWPRLHRGP